A single region of the Kocuria rosea genome encodes:
- a CDS encoding C40 family peptidase — protein MTFFTRSSARHRAQTPSHLVRTTTLAAAVGAAVIGSVAPAQAYAEAPATSGTAYSTPATSPAPAASQAPVTVQTASLPAAGAATSSLSPQSSDISEISATSAAAGGIVGTAMQGVGTGYVWGGTDFGAWDCSGFTQWVYAQQGIDLPRTSQQQWAAGTPTTDPQPGDLVVQNGGAHIGIYLGGGKMISALNPTQGTFVHSVNAMPTVGYVTFR, from the coding sequence ATGACTTTCTTCACGCGTAGCTCTGCCCGCCACCGCGCCCAGACCCCCTCGCACCTGGTGCGCACCACGACCCTGGCCGCCGCTGTCGGCGCGGCGGTGATCGGCTCCGTCGCCCCGGCTCAGGCCTATGCCGAAGCCCCCGCCACGTCCGGCACCGCATACTCGACCCCCGCGACCTCCCCGGCTCCGGCCGCTTCCCAGGCCCCCGTCACCGTGCAGACGGCGAGCCTGCCGGCCGCTGGGGCGGCCACTTCGAGTCTGTCCCCCCAGTCCTCGGACATTTCCGAGATCTCCGCCACCTCCGCTGCGGCCGGCGGCATTGTCGGCACCGCGATGCAGGGTGTGGGCACCGGCTACGTCTGGGGCGGCACGGACTTCGGCGCCTGGGACTGCTCCGGTTTCACCCAGTGGGTCTACGCCCAGCAGGGCATCGACCTCCCCCGCACCAGCCAGCAGCAGTGGGCGGCCGGTACCCCGACCACTGACCCGCAGCCCGGCGACCTCGTCGTCCAGAACGGCGGGGCCCACATCGGGATCTACCTCGGTGGCGGCAAGATGATCTCCGCGCTGAACCCCACCCAGGGCACCTTCGTGCACAGCGTGAATGCCATGCCGACGGTCGGCTACGTCACTTTCCGCTGA
- a CDS encoding response regulator transcription factor, protein MTDPLTGRVLVVDDEVDLAQLIADYLRKAGLEVVMRHDGTEAVAAVREYTPDVLVLDLGLPGIDGIEVCRQVRAISDCHVLMLTARDDEVDKIVGLSVGADDYVTKPFSPRELVARVQAMLRRVRTRPVPAPAGQGRVLVIGDLVVDEAAREVRLGGEPVALTRIEFDLLAALAAHPQLVLSRRQLVEMVWDTAWTGDAHLVDVHIGRIRKKLGDTASGPRFIHTIRGVGYRMGTGR, encoded by the coding sequence ATGACGGATCCGCTCACCGGACGTGTGCTGGTGGTCGACGACGAGGTCGATCTCGCGCAGCTGATCGCGGACTATCTGCGCAAGGCCGGACTCGAGGTCGTGATGCGCCACGACGGCACGGAGGCGGTCGCCGCGGTGCGGGAGTACACCCCGGACGTGCTCGTGCTGGATCTGGGGCTGCCCGGGATCGACGGGATCGAGGTGTGCCGTCAGGTGCGGGCCATCTCGGACTGCCACGTGCTGATGCTCACCGCCCGCGACGACGAGGTCGACAAGATCGTGGGCCTGTCGGTGGGCGCCGACGACTACGTGACCAAGCCGTTCAGCCCGCGCGAGCTCGTGGCCCGGGTCCAGGCCATGCTGCGCCGGGTGCGCACCCGGCCCGTCCCGGCGCCGGCGGGGCAGGGTCGGGTGCTGGTGATCGGGGACCTGGTGGTGGACGAGGCCGCCCGGGAGGTCCGCCTGGGCGGGGAGCCGGTGGCGTTGACCCGGATCGAGTTCGATCTGCTGGCCGCCCTGGCGGCCCACCCGCAACTGGTGCTCTCGCGCCGGCAGCTGGTGGAGATGGTCTGGGACACCGCCTGGACCGGGGACGCGCACCTGGTGGACGTGCACATCGGGCGGATCCGCAAGAAGCTCGGTGATACGGCTTCCGGCCCGAGGTTCATCCACACCATCCGCGGGGTCGGCTACCGGATGGGCACCGGCCGATGA
- a CDS encoding DUF305 domain-containing protein, which produces MTSTFKHLAAGTVLALALSGAGATAAVASPTHQPASASAQTGAERHMNHDRHFAVMMVPHHQGATDMAELALQKSERPEIRDLAEKIIEAQTEEIQQLEAAAQRLTAENTSGHHHHGHGHRHGHHGHGGHGQSMNADMQGAMMDEMDEMDGMDGMSLEELAKLSGDEFDQAFLEQMIAHHQMALEMAEMELQMGTDLELRAMAEKMIEDQQAEIELMQGWLEEWFAA; this is translated from the coding sequence ATGACGTCGACGTTCAAGCACCTGGCCGCTGGGACGGTCCTGGCGCTGGCCCTCAGCGGTGCCGGGGCGACCGCGGCGGTCGCCTCCCCGACGCACCAGCCTGCCTCCGCCTCCGCACAGACGGGCGCTGAGCGGCACATGAACCACGACCGCCATTTCGCCGTGATGATGGTCCCCCACCACCAGGGTGCCACCGACATGGCCGAGCTGGCCCTGCAGAAGTCCGAGCGTCCCGAGATCCGTGACTTGGCGGAGAAGATCATCGAGGCCCAGACCGAGGAGATCCAGCAGCTGGAAGCAGCGGCCCAGCGGCTGACTGCCGAGAACACCTCCGGGCACCACCACCACGGACACGGCCACCGCCACGGGCACCACGGACACGGCGGCCATGGTCAGAGCATGAATGCCGACATGCAGGGCGCCATGATGGACGAGATGGACGAGATGGACGGCATGGACGGCATGAGCCTCGAGGAGCTGGCGAAACTGTCCGGGGACGAGTTCGACCAAGCCTTCCTCGAACAGATGATCGCCCACCACCAGATGGCTCTCGAGATGGCCGAGATGGAGCTGCAGATGGGCACCGACCTCGAGCTGCGAGCCATGGCGGAGAAGATGATCGAGGACCAGCAGGCGGAGATCGAGCTCATGCAGGGCTGGTTGGAGGAGTGGTTCGCGGCCTGA
- a CDS encoding sensor histidine kinase, with translation MVSNRTRAWGPLTVRLMLAQTAVLAVGLLIVVVTAVLIGPNMFYHELIDAGHADEATGLVHLEDAFRSVSLTALAIGGLPALYIAGMLTYYLYRTIRGSLAAFSTAAGEVAAGNYEVRVTSAKLGPEFDSLASSFNEMAARLATVDTTRRQMLADLAHEMRTPLASLKGYLEGIEDGVVDLDEHTTGILNAQITRLERLARDIRQLTTAEEGMTRLQLTPQDPEHLANQAVAAIEPDAAGKGVSITSVSTGMEVTPIPLDPERMGQVLSNLMENALRHTPTGGTIVLRTDHTPEAVTYTVSDSGEGISAENLPHVFERFYRAHTGREAHRGGSGLGLAISRALVEAQGGTLEATSDGPGRGASFRIHLPRPQPAD, from the coding sequence ATGGTCTCGAACCGGACCCGGGCCTGGGGGCCGCTGACCGTGCGGCTAATGCTGGCCCAGACCGCGGTGCTGGCCGTGGGTCTACTCATCGTGGTTGTGACCGCGGTGCTGATCGGGCCGAACATGTTCTACCACGAGCTCATCGACGCAGGCCACGCCGACGAGGCCACCGGGCTGGTGCACCTGGAGGACGCCTTCCGCTCGGTAAGCCTCACCGCCCTGGCCATCGGCGGGCTGCCGGCGCTCTACATCGCCGGGATGCTCACCTACTACCTCTACCGCACGATCAGAGGCTCCCTGGCCGCTTTCAGCACGGCGGCCGGTGAGGTGGCCGCGGGCAACTATGAGGTGCGGGTGACCTCGGCGAAGCTGGGCCCGGAGTTCGACTCCCTGGCCTCCTCCTTCAACGAGATGGCCGCCAGGCTCGCCACCGTGGACACCACCCGGCGCCAGATGCTGGCCGATCTCGCGCACGAGATGCGCACCCCGCTGGCCAGTCTCAAAGGCTATCTGGAGGGCATCGAGGACGGGGTGGTGGACTTGGATGAGCACACCACCGGGATCCTCAACGCCCAGATCACCCGACTGGAACGCCTGGCCCGCGACATCCGCCAACTCACCACCGCCGAGGAGGGCATGACGCGCCTGCAGCTCACCCCCCAGGACCCCGAGCACCTGGCGAACCAGGCGGTCGCGGCCATCGAGCCCGACGCCGCCGGCAAGGGCGTGTCGATCACCTCGGTGAGCACCGGTATGGAGGTCACCCCGATCCCCTTGGATCCGGAGCGGATGGGCCAGGTGCTGAGCAACCTGATGGAGAACGCCCTGCGCCACACCCCGACCGGGGGCACCATCGTGTTGCGCACCGACCACACCCCGGAGGCGGTCACCTACACCGTCTCCGATTCGGGGGAAGGCATCAGTGCGGAGAACCTTCCGCACGTCTTCGAACGCTTCTACCGCGCCCACACCGGCCGGGAGGCCCACCGCGGAGGCTCGGGGCTGGGCCTGGCGATCAGCAGGGCCCTGGTCGAGGCCCAGGGCGGAACGCTGGAGGCCACCAGCGACGGCCCCGGGCGCGGGGCCAGCTTCCGGATCCACCTGCCCCGCCCTCAGCCCGCCGACTGA